The Bactrocera dorsalis isolate Fly_Bdor chromosome 3, ASM2337382v1, whole genome shotgun sequence genomic interval ACatttcagctctgaaagtattcgacagaGTAtacaccgggggaagcagaggaagacttTGACCAGGGACCAGGTTTACTCTCGGAATCtccaattttgtatatatataaccctatatctaactcgctTAGTTATATGTGATACATACAATTGGTGGGTCAATAAactgttatactctgtagcaacatgttgcaaagtataaaaaaatgtatattaattcTGAAAAAAGgtctatataaatttataaaacatcGATCTGCTTCaacaataatagaaaaaaatgtaaaatatatatattttaataatatttaaacgaTTGCAGAAAAAACTTTTCAGGGTATACACCCTAATGTACGAAATATagctaatttatttgaaatcgtGCCGAAAAGATCGTAAAAATACAACGACATTTTTTCGAAGAGGCACGTCTTTGGTAAAGTTCACGCTTAAATTTATGGCTGAATCCCTTCTGGTATAGTATAAAAGTTTTGCGTAAAGCCCGATTCTCAACCAATTGCTAGAGTGTATAGAATTGTCGCAGTAATGAAAGAAATTAACTTGTTGTTAACGGTTTTGGTGTATTGTTCGAATATCGGTCCGATACGCGCCAATTTACCAAAGGTATGCTTAGACGGTTCATCTTGTGTCCTCGGCAGATATATGAGTGGCAGTGAAAGCGATTCATTTGAAGCCTTCTTGGGCATACCATACGCCAAACCACCCATCGGTGATTTGAGATTCAGTGTAAGTAAGAAGCATACCTCTCGAGCAAGTAATGTTTGATTGTAACagtatatttataatctaattaAAGAATCCTCAAGAAGTGGAACTGTGGAATGGCACCTTAACAGCACTATATCCTATGCCTGATTGTATACAACGTAATTATCTATTCGTAACAGACCCTATTAGCGGTTCAGAGGATTGCCTGTACTTGAATATATATCGCCCCTTGGTACGTAACATATGATTAATGGAAAGTTTGTTCCACAGtaattacataatttattttttttctgcagAACAATACCGGTAGAGAATTGCCCGTAATGTTTTATATACACGGTGGTGGATTTTTCGCCGGCTCACCAAGTCCTAGCGAGGAAGGACCGCAATATTTTATGGAAACGAGTGATGTAATTCTAGTAGTGACAGCCTATCGCTTGGGTCCATTTGGTAAGTGATATTAGAATTGGTTGTAGACCTGTTCAAAATCAAAGCAGATTATATTTCATTATGGGTATATACTGTTCAGACAACCTTTTAATTTGTCGGAATACTGTAATAtatttcaaactgaagttcttTGCTGTACGAAAGAAtgaaatcaaaacccgatgaaACGAGCTACcagggtgcaaaactgcaaaagtcaggTGCAAAACGTATGCGTGGCTTACTGGCTTAACAAGTTAACGTAACCTAACctatatttcattataaaattatatgtataatacagaAACTATAAAGCTAATATATTATCTTTATAGAGATACCCTTTTAATACTATGAGTAATACTTGTATTATATATCCGATATAAACTTAAGTGCTTCGTAATTTTAGAAATCTGCTCACTTCTGAAATATTACACATTTTCCTGATCGACTGGGAATCTTATTATTAATGCCAATATTATTGGGTTATTTTTTATAGGTTTTCTATCTACTAACGATGAAGAGATGACGGGAAATTATGGACTTAAAGATCAGAAATTAGCACTACAATGGGTTAAGAAGTACATTTCGGCTTTTGGCGGTGATCCCGACCGCGTGACTATTTTCGGTCATAGCGCTGGCTCTGCATCAGTTCATTCTCACTTAATGAATAACAATAAAGAGGGTAATTTATAAAGCCGTAAAGACGATTGTGGTATTTGGAAGAACCGTTACCTCAACATATTTTCAGGTCTATTCAGTAACGCTATTATGATGAGTGGTGCCGCAAACTCACCATTCGCTTTGCCATTAAAAGACCCTAGAGGCCAAGTCGTTGAATTGGCTAAAGCTGCTGGTGTAATAGAAGCTGAGAGTCTAAGTTCCGCTGACCTTGTTCAAGCATTGCGATCTATCAAACCGGAAGACTTGCTACTTGCCGCTGATGATCTTAAACTTTGGGCTGAGCAACCACTAGTAATATTCCGTCCGAATGTTGAAAATGACACCTGGCCGGGTGCATTCTTAACAAAAGATCCATTGGACCCATTTATACCATTTGGAACGGACACTGATATACCGTGGTTCATTGGTAACGCACCTGCGAAGGGTGAGGGTTTAGTTGTAGCACTTCGATTAGCAAGCAATAAGAGTCTGCAAGACGAATTAAATGATGACTTTAGCCAGAGGCTAAGCATTACATTGGGCTTGTCTAGTACATGTGACACAGAAGCTGTGATAGATTCATTGGTAACAGAGTATATGGATGGTAAACACGAATTGAATAATGATACATTAAATGGCTTTTTGGAGGTACATAAGGATGGCATATCCATGCATGTgtaagtaattaaatttaaactttttaccTTTTTAGCTTTTGGGAGACCGCTATTTCATACACCCAACTTACAGAGTTTTGAAATCTAATGTAAATTCTAGTCGCAGTGATTTTAGAGGAATACTACGTTTTGACTATCGCGGACCCTATTCATATTCGACAATATTTGCAAATAGCTCACAAGATTTCGGTACTGTACACTACGATGATAGGCTCTATCTGTTTAATGGGCTAAGCGGATTATCAAAAGGTTATTCACAGCAGTCTCCTGAGGCAGCGTTGGTTAAACGCTATGTGAGGCTATATCAGTCTTTTGCTGAAAATGGGTAAGTGCGTCTAAGAATACGTATATGAATTAGTGTCATGTTTCCTTTTTTAGTTATTCAGATGAATTTGCTGTCAGCGGAGAATGTAATGATTTAAATTTTCCGAATTGTGAAAATTTGTTGATCGTTAAAGATGAGGAGCCGTTCCAAACTGGCGATTCTTGGAATAGTGAACGAATGGCATTGTGGGACCAAATATATGATTCATGCTAAATTGCATTTTcgaatacacatacacatacttatgcaaTAAAGCAGAAAATAAAGTCAAAATTATACTTGACTGTGTTAAATCTGAATTGTTTAATTCttcaaaatactaaaattttctttgttcgAGGTCATAAGAGCACTAAGGAACCCATACATCTTACCCTTTCATGTTAGAATAATAGTGGCCGTGGTTAAAAATATGTTGAGCCCACAAGGTTATTAGTTGAGCCTTGAATATGAACtgatatcaatttaaaatttctatctCTGCTGGCTTTAGCGTTATGAAATGTTGCTTATAAACAACATTGTGCCGTGATAGTATCTTTTTAAAACACTGTTTAATcttgattttatatattatctctattaattttcaatatatttcatgaGTAATATGaaacaaaacagttttttgAGAATTACAACATAAGTGTCTTTTACATTTTGAGCATTTGGATTTCGCAATGGTGGTTTGACAAAGCCTGCAACTCCCTTTTTATCCCCACTCTACCCAATGATCATTTCTATCGAGACGCATTGATTTTGGTGGTTCATTAATGTATGATCGCTTTGACAAAGTCGTAGATGAAACGTCTGTCACTAAAGATGATGCTGGtgattaaatttatttccagGTTTTCTCCCCTCTTCTTTAAGAAATCAATGGATTCCTCAATGACCGTCTCCAAATTAGCTTCCTCTTCTTCCTCAGCATCTGCAAAATCATGCCACTCGAATTCAAATATACGCTTTATTCTCTCTTCTAAGTTTCTCTCAGATCGTTTGGTTCCATTTCCAGAGAAAAAAGATTACTGCTATGGACAATTGTtgcttataattaatatattgctGACACAaacctaaaaattatttttatgttttacaaatttttcttcattttagtaccttttatttataataaaattcactttttatacaaaaattttatatgtttactAT includes:
- the LOC125777004 gene encoding juvenile hormone esterase-like, yielding MKEINLLLTVLVYCSNIGPIRANLPKVCLDGSSCVLGRYMSGSESDSFEAFLGIPYAKPPIGDLRFSNPQEVELWNGTLTALYPMPDCIQRNYLFVTDPISGSEDCLYLNIYRPLNNTGRELPVMFYIHGGGFFAGSPSPSEEGPQYFMETSDVILVVTAYRLGPFGFLSTNDEEMTGNYGLKDQKLALQWVKKYISAFGGDPDRVTIFGHSAGSASVHSHLMNNNKEGLFSNAIMMSGAANSPFALPLKDPRGQVVELAKAAGVIEAESLSSADLVQALRSIKPEDLLLAADDLKLWAEQPLVIFRPNVENDTWPGAFLTKDPLDPFIPFGTDTDIPWFIGNAPAKGEGLVVALRLASNKSLQDELNDDFSQRLSITLGLSSTCDTEAVIDSLVTEYMDGKHELNNDTLNGFLELLGDRYFIHPTYRVLKSNVNSSRSDFRGILRFDYRGPYSYSTIFANSSQDFGTVHYDDRLYLFNGLSGLSKGYSQQSPEAALVKRYVRLYQSFAENGYSDEFAVSGECNDLNFPNCENLLIVKDEEPFQTGDSWNSERMALWDQIYDSC